From the genome of Colletotrichum destructivum chromosome 10, complete sequence, one region includes:
- a CDS encoding uncharacterized protein (Putative zn(2)Cys(6) fungal-type DNA-binding domain, transcription factor domain, fungi) yields the protein MSSTVLPHDPVTKTPRQYRSRKRQRPCDRCRSMKLKCQQEENQMACRRCKQSQLDCTFTGKPRKRTPAKPLNRPEAWREASPPTTGRTDLSFPTRASRSAASPTEKTPVPAAQHPLEPNQTAREPFSEALETNTPFAGLPQARPATQISQSLDQMRGCSAMLLGGSSGLDPWLLRHLRFDELGLQSFYKYHVRNAGGVPTFDKIPVHFILTSDEVAAEASVEVPGSETRDLRRQLELLIPPFVGVRLMRLFHQHVFPTLPVVSRKCLGLTSMEKLPEVETLNSIPTHLLAAVYGSALPFTSADEHLVVPLMHERVPCGEVWRIAQKSFLQDLQRPHLSVLQAMLLYLHRTKEDSKQYAATDTAALWPLMGTMVGLAHNLGLHLECRMMGIPAYEKRLRRRLWWAVYIEDKFFSLLGGRPPYIQQGEWDVSQLDSADFVLRSEVEHPLPWHRMPFVHMANLALIADSLQRSLYSLQSCQKLAEDLTGSIQAARTAFDALNIWRANIPGLEHILEETNVTKPALDNDPSSVQFAYLILVTYVWRAVLRPTVRSQPPPPIIDVDQEEQPAEGTSLSLEDFSWEIGDLCDISLDLGDGGVEVHDATIIELYQGALAWAKCLVGFVFKLSSRQMGEFWHSWSQLSFVAASSFIVMLVVQAPSPDGARRSKDILDNWRRLLRDQSRAFPILGLSFSQLSEFYRVGLSTAFCLPLHVQEAIEGGNNG from the exons ATGTCTTCGACGGTCCTGCCACACGACCCTGTCACGAAGACTCCCCGGCAATACCGGTCGCGGAAACGGCAGAGACCATGCGACCGTTGCCGAAGCATGAAACTCAAATGCCAGCAGGAGGAGAACCAGATGGCCTGCCGGCGATGTAAGCAGAGCCAGCTGGACTGCACGTTTACCGGCAAACCACGCAAGCGGACACCGGCCAAGCCGCTGAACCGCCCGGAAGCGTGGCGTGAAGCCAGCCCTCCAACAACCGGCCGTACCGACCTGTCGTTTCCCACTCGGGCCTCACGCTCGGCGGCCTCTCCAACGGAAAAGACGCCGGTCCCGGCAGCACAGCACCCGCTCGAGCCGAACCAGACCGCCCGCGAACCGTTCTCGGAAGCCCTGGAGACCAACACTCCGTTCGCCGGCCTGCCCCAAGCCCGTCCCGCGACGCAAATCTCGCAGAGCCTCGACCAGATGCGGGGGTGCAGCGCGATGCTCCTCGGGGGGTCTTCCGGCCTGGATCCCTGGCTGCTGCGGCACCTCCGcttcgacgagctcggcctgcAGAGTTTCTATAAGTACCACGTCCGCAACGCGGGCGGCGTGCCCACTTTCGACAAGATTCCCGTCCACTTCATCCTCACGTCTGACGAGGTGGCTGCGGAGGCGTCTGTTGAGGTCCCAGGGTCCGAAACCAGGGACCTGCGTCGTCAGCTTGAGCTGCTTATTCCGCCGTTTGTTGGCGTTCGTTTGATGAGACT CTTTCATCAACATGTTTTCCCGACGCTCCCAGTCGTGTCCAGAAAATGCCTCGGACTAACGTCGATGGAGAAACTCCCGGAAGTTGAGACCCTCAACAGCATACCGACGCATCTCTTGGCCGCGGTATACGGCTCGGCCCTTCCCTTCACATCGGCCGACGAGCACCTTGTGGTGCCCCTCATGCACGAAAGAGTACCCTGCGGCGAAGTCTGGCGAATCGCCCAGAAGTCCTTTCTCCAGGATCTACAGAGGCCACATCTTTCGGTCCTGCAAGCCATGCTCCTATATCTTCACAGGACGAAGGAGGACTCGAAGCAGTATGCCGCGACAGACACTGCCGCCCTGTGGCCCTTGATGGGGACCATGGTCGGCCTGGCCCATAACCTCGGGCTGCACCTGGAGTGCAGGATGATGGGCATCCCGGCTTACGAGAAGAGACTCCGGCGGAGGCTGTGGTGGGCAGTCTACATCGAAGACAAGTTCTTTTCGTTGCTGGGCGGCCGGCCTCCGTACATCCAACAAGGAGAATGGGACGTCAGCCAGCTGGACTCTGCTGATTTCGTCCTTCGTTCCGAAGTCGAGCACCCGCTGCCGTGGCATAGGATGCCATTCGTGCACATGGCCAACTTGGCACTCATCGCGGACTCTCTCCAGCGCAGTCTATA CTCCCTACAGTCATGTCAGAAGCTGGCAGAGGACCTCACGGGATCGATCCAGGCGGCTCGAACGGCGTTCGACGCCCTCAACATATGGCGGGCCAACATCCCGGGCCTCGAACACATCCTTGAGGAAACCAACGTGACGAAGCCGGCCTTGGACAACGATCCGTCGTCCGTGCAATTCGCCTATTTGATCCTCGTCACGTACGTCTGGCGGGCCGTACTCCGCCCTACCGTCCGCTctcaaccgccgccgcccatcatAGATGTCGACCAGGAGGAGCAGCCGGCGGAGGGGACGAGCCTTTCGCTTGAAGACTTTAGCTGGGAAATTGGTGACCTCTGCGACATCTCCTTGgaccttggcgacggcggcgtcgaggtccacGATGCAACCATCATCGAGCTTTATCAAGGCGCCCTGGCGTGGGCCAAATGCCTTGTGGGTTTCGTGTTCAAGCTGTCGTCCAGACAAATGGGCGAGTTCTGGCACTCTT GGTCACAGCTAAGCTTCgtcgcggcgtcgagcttcATCGTGATGTTGGTCGTGCAGGCGCCGAGCCCGGATGGCGCACGCAGGAGCAAGGACATCCTCGACAACTGGCGGCGTCTGCTCCGAGACCAGAGCAGGGCGTTCCCGATCTTGGGCCTCTCCTTCTCGCAGCTGAGCGAGTTCTACCGAGTCGGGCTCTCCACGGCGTTCTGCTTGCCTTTGCACGTCCAAGAGGCCATTGAAGGTGGGAACAATGGTTGA
- a CDS encoding Putative major facilitator superfamily, MFS transporter superfamily — protein MFCCFQSQTATEKGTREANSPFQAAQTHDDAYTSTDDPGQLSTSPEEYYPEGGRAAYLVVLGAFCAIMGGLGLMNSIGVYQSWIASHQLRDLDHGTLAWIFGLFNFMVFFCGIQIGPVLDVYGPAWLMVTSLALYVAAFISLGYCREYWHFVLVIGVVAGLATSIVFVVPVAVIGQYFQRKRGAATGLAMSGGSLGGVVFPLILDALGDDIGFAWTTRVIGLVTVCLLLVGCILLRPRPGFRRHHAATKNIFPDFRILLHPAVNLMTLGVFFIEWGFFVGLEYIASYALANGISERLSYLMVVFLNAGSFPGRWLPGLVADRFGRMKTMIVTNLLCIVAMLAIWLPANGNVVAVIVFSVVFGFASGSNISLVPVCVGEFCSTHDYGRYYSTVYTVVSLGALTGVPIAGKILAQSDGAYFGLIIFAGVSYVAGVICFLGLVVFKKRLL, from the exons ATGTTTTGTTGTTTCCAGTCACAGACCGCG ACGGAAAAAGGCACGCGAGAGGCAAACAGCCCCTTTCAAGCAGCACAAACCCACGACGATGCATACACATCCACAGATGACCCCGGCCAGCTCAGCACGTCGCCAGAGGAGTACTACCCCGAGGGCGGACGAGCCGCGTACCTGGTCGTCCTCGGGGCCTTCTGCGCCATCATGGGCGGGCTCGGCCTCATGAACAGCATCGGCGTCTATCAGTCCTGGATCGCCAGCCACCAGCTGCGGGACCTGGACCACGGGACCCTCGCCTGGATCTTTGGCCTCTTCAACTTCATGGTCTTCTTCTGCGGCATCCAGATCGGGCCCGTCCTCGACGTGTACGGGCCGGCGTGGCTCATGGTCACCAGCCTGGCGCTGTACGTCGCGGCTTTTATCTCCCTCGGGTACTGTCGAGAGTATTGGCACTTTGTCCTTGTCATAGGCGTCGTCGCAGGGCTTGCTACCTCTATCGTCTTCGTGgtgcccgtcgccgtcatcggccagTACTTCcagagaaagaggggagCAGCGACGGGCCTGGCTATGTCGGGGGGCAGTCTTGGTGGTGTCGTCTTCCCCCTTATTCTCGACGCGTTGGGCGACGACATTGGCTTCGCCTGGACAACCCGtgtcatcggcctcgtcacgGTCTGCCTGTTACTCGTGGGCTGCATCCTGCTGCGACCGAGACCGGGCTTCCGCAGGCATCACGCGGCCACGAAGAACATATTCCCGGACTTCCGCATTCTCTTGCACCCGGCCGTCAATCTGATGACGCTGGGGGTCTTTTTCATCGAATGGGGCTTCTTTGTCGGGCTGGAGTACATCGCGTCGTACGCCCTGGCGAACGGCATCAGCGAGCGGCTCTCGTACCTGATGGTTGTCttcctcaacgccggctCGTTCCCCGGGAGGTGGCTACCGGGTCTCGTGGCGGACAGGTTCGGGCGGATGAAGACCATGATCGTGACGAACCTGCTGTgcatcgtcgccatgctCGCCATCTGGCTGCcggccaacggcaacgtcgtcgccgtcattgTCTTCTCTGTCGTGTTCGGCTTCGCCAGCGGCAGCAATATCAGCCTCGTGCCTGTCTGCGTGGGCGAGTTCTGCTCCACGCATGACTACGGACGCTACTACTCGACGGTGTATACCGTTGTAAGCCTTGG GGCGTTGACCGGCGTGCCGATTGCCGGCAAGATACTCGCACAATCTGATGGCGCTTATTTTGGGCTGATCATCTTTGCTGGTGTGTCGTACGTAGCCGGTGTCATTTGCTtcctcggtctcg